From one Lycium ferocissimum isolate CSIRO_LF1 chromosome 7, AGI_CSIRO_Lferr_CH_V1, whole genome shotgun sequence genomic stretch:
- the LOC132065734 gene encoding putative E3 ubiquitin-protein ligase XBAT31 isoform X2, translating to MGQNLSCGTSDEHGLFSAVQCGDVETLQFVLEKNPSLIHHSTVYDRQSPLHIAAANGQIEVVCMLLNQSVNPDLLNRYKQILKFDSLNGRTCLHYAAYYGHFESLKAILSTARTSHVAASWGYARFVNVRDGKGATPLHLAARQRRPECVHILLDNGALVCASTGGYGFPGSTPLHLAARGGSLDCIRELLAWGADRLHRDASGRIPYMVALRYHHGACAALLNPSSAEPLVWPSPLKFISQLNDEAKALLERALMEANKEREKNILKGTDYCLSSPAQSDAGIDDNISEVSDTEVCCICFDQLCTIEVQDCGHQMCAHCVLALCCHNKPNPTTTSPPEPVCPFCRSNIVQLNVIKVTTDDETDRDLHSSKLRKSRKSRNFSEGSSSFKGLSAVSSFGKMTGRGSGRIAADNEWIDKPLSLD from the exons ATGGGTCAAAATTTGAGCTGTGGAACAAGTGATGAACATGGGTTATTTAGTGCAGTTCAGTGTGgggatgtggagacattacagTTTGTTTTAGAAAAAAACCCATCTTTAATTCATCATTCTACTGTATATGATCGACAATCTCCTCTTCATATTGCTGCTGCTAATGGCCAGATCGAG gttGTGTGTATGCTCTTAAATCAATCTGTCAACCCGGATTTGTTGAATCGCTATAAACAG ATTTTGAAGTTTGATTCGCTTAATGGAAGGACATGTTTGCATTATGCTGCATATTATGGCCACTTTGAATCTCTTAAAGCAATTCTATCCACAGCTCGCACATCACATGTTGCAGCATCTTG GGGATATGCCCGTTTTGTGAATGTTAGAGATGGAAAAGGAGCAACACCTTTGCACTTAGCAGCCCGTCAAAGACGGCCTGAATGTGTTCACATTTTACTCGACAATGGCGCTTTGGTTTGCGCTTCAACCGGTGGATATGG ATTTCCTGGTAGTACACCACTTCATTTGGCTGCAAGAGGTGGTTCTCTTGATTGCATCCGCGAATTGTTGGCCTGGGGAGCAGATCGACTACATAGAGATGCCTCCGG GAGAATACCATACATGGTTGCTTTAAGGTACCACCACGGTGCATGTGCGGCTTTGTTGAATCCTTCGTCAGCAGAGCCACTTGTGTGGCCATCGCCGTTGAAGTTCATCAGTCAGCTAAATGATGAGGCGAAAGCTTTACTAGAACGTGCCTTAATGGAAGCTAATAAGGAGAGGGAAAAGAATATCCTAAAGGGGACGGATTACTGTCTGTCTTCCCCGGCCCAATCTGATGCAGGGATAGATGACAACATCTCTGAG GTCAGTGATACGGAAGTATGTTGTATATGTTTTGATCAATTATGCACGATTGAGGTCCAGGACTGTGGGCACCAGATGTGTGCACATTGTGTGCTAGCCTTATGCTGCCATAACAAGCCAAATCCGACCACGACTAGTCCACCAGAACCCGTGTGCCCGTTCTGCAGAAGCAACATTGTACAGTTAAATGTTATCAAGGTCACAACGGATGACGAAACAGACCGTGATCTCCACTCTTCAAAGCTTCGAAAGTCCAGGAAATCACGAAACTTCAGCGAGGGCAGCAGTAGTTTTAAGGGGTTATCAGCAGTAAGTTCTTTCGGAAAAATGACTGGCCGTGGCTCGGGTAGGATTGCTGCTGATAACGAATGGATTGACAAGCCATTAAGCCTCGATTGA
- the LOC132065734 gene encoding putative E3 ubiquitin-protein ligase XBAT31 isoform X1 encodes MGQNLSCGTSDEHGLFSAVQCGDVETLQFVLEKNPSLIHHSTVYDRQSPLHIAAANGQIEVVCMLLNQSVNPDLLNRYKQTPLMLAAMHGKISCVEKLIEAGANILKFDSLNGRTCLHYAAYYGHFESLKAILSTARTSHVAASWGYARFVNVRDGKGATPLHLAARQRRPECVHILLDNGALVCASTGGYGFPGSTPLHLAARGGSLDCIRELLAWGADRLHRDASGRIPYMVALRYHHGACAALLNPSSAEPLVWPSPLKFISQLNDEAKALLERALMEANKEREKNILKGTDYCLSSPAQSDAGIDDNISEVSDTEVCCICFDQLCTIEVQDCGHQMCAHCVLALCCHNKPNPTTTSPPEPVCPFCRSNIVQLNVIKVTTDDETDRDLHSSKLRKSRKSRNFSEGSSSFKGLSAVSSFGKMTGRGSGRIAADNEWIDKPLSLD; translated from the exons ATGGGTCAAAATTTGAGCTGTGGAACAAGTGATGAACATGGGTTATTTAGTGCAGTTCAGTGTGgggatgtggagacattacagTTTGTTTTAGAAAAAAACCCATCTTTAATTCATCATTCTACTGTATATGATCGACAATCTCCTCTTCATATTGCTGCTGCTAATGGCCAGATCGAG gttGTGTGTATGCTCTTAAATCAATCTGTCAACCCGGATTTGTTGAATCGCTATAAACAG ACTCCATTGATGTTAGCAGCAATGCATGGGAAGATCTCTTGTGTTGAAAAGCTTATTGAAGCAGGAGCTAAT ATTTTGAAGTTTGATTCGCTTAATGGAAGGACATGTTTGCATTATGCTGCATATTATGGCCACTTTGAATCTCTTAAAGCAATTCTATCCACAGCTCGCACATCACATGTTGCAGCATCTTG GGGATATGCCCGTTTTGTGAATGTTAGAGATGGAAAAGGAGCAACACCTTTGCACTTAGCAGCCCGTCAAAGACGGCCTGAATGTGTTCACATTTTACTCGACAATGGCGCTTTGGTTTGCGCTTCAACCGGTGGATATGG ATTTCCTGGTAGTACACCACTTCATTTGGCTGCAAGAGGTGGTTCTCTTGATTGCATCCGCGAATTGTTGGCCTGGGGAGCAGATCGACTACATAGAGATGCCTCCGG GAGAATACCATACATGGTTGCTTTAAGGTACCACCACGGTGCATGTGCGGCTTTGTTGAATCCTTCGTCAGCAGAGCCACTTGTGTGGCCATCGCCGTTGAAGTTCATCAGTCAGCTAAATGATGAGGCGAAAGCTTTACTAGAACGTGCCTTAATGGAAGCTAATAAGGAGAGGGAAAAGAATATCCTAAAGGGGACGGATTACTGTCTGTCTTCCCCGGCCCAATCTGATGCAGGGATAGATGACAACATCTCTGAG GTCAGTGATACGGAAGTATGTTGTATATGTTTTGATCAATTATGCACGATTGAGGTCCAGGACTGTGGGCACCAGATGTGTGCACATTGTGTGCTAGCCTTATGCTGCCATAACAAGCCAAATCCGACCACGACTAGTCCACCAGAACCCGTGTGCCCGTTCTGCAGAAGCAACATTGTACAGTTAAATGTTATCAAGGTCACAACGGATGACGAAACAGACCGTGATCTCCACTCTTCAAAGCTTCGAAAGTCCAGGAAATCACGAAACTTCAGCGAGGGCAGCAGTAGTTTTAAGGGGTTATCAGCAGTAAGTTCTTTCGGAAAAATGACTGGCCGTGGCTCGGGTAGGATTGCTGCTGATAACGAATGGATTGACAAGCCATTAAGCCTCGATTGA